In Fundulus heteroclitus isolate FHET01 unplaced genomic scaffold, MU-UCD_Fhet_4.1 scaffold_37, whole genome shotgun sequence, the following are encoded in one genomic region:
- the LOC118560045 gene encoding uncharacterized protein LOC118560045 isoform X1, which translates to MGCFPDETADDQSIHLFLDSSDSESVQDDEDISSYVDEHEEDEVMESLDEEQREAYPHIQDGEGHGTDQSTSEKPEDLLMKLLAMMLLSWQSTFKISDNAITSLLLCIKNFMWILGNVICANPLTAFASNIPKTLFSLRKWTGVLRDNFLQYVVWPKCMTVYMLTETYELKRDGTKVCKTCGHIPFYNHTQLKSTLRKKCGSALLRKAKSSCGKEYVNPIRSYCYKTVIQSLEGLVKRPGFEEKCEEWRKRKIPEGVLADVYDGQVWQDYQYVNREPFLAETNNLALMLNVDLFQPFKDAPYSVGAIYLVILNLPREDRFKEENMILVGLIPGPKEPSLHMNAFLDSLVDELQELWHGVILEDSSLLGHQVYRAALLCLSSDIPATRKCGGFVGHGAYRGCHKCLKTFSKKGFGEKIDYSGFERSSWEPRTSKDHTHYAGLSKRAKTRAEQKIIERKYGARWSELFRLSYYDAIRFVIIDPMHNLLLGTARHVFRLWTDLGILTTKGLDELQARVGNIKVPYEVGRIPLRISSGFTGFTADQWKNWTTIYSLFCLKGLIDNRHYDMWFDFVQACIILCSRVISINRLDGSSRWIPADFSLQICQTVWPIALHPQHASTSPFERMHVGLRTSLFFLVFFICTF; encoded by the exons ATGGGTTGTTTTCCAGACGAAACAGCAGATGACCAAAGCATTCATCTTTTCCTGGACTCAAGTGATTCAGAGTCAGTGCAAGATGATGAAGACATCTCCAGTTATGTG GATGAGCATGAAGAGGATGAAGTGATGGAAAGCCTTGATGAGGAGCAGAGAGAAGCCTATCCTCACATACAAGATGGAGAGGGGCATGGAACTGATCAGTCCACAAGTGAAAAACCAGAAGACTTGTTGATGAAACTTCTGGCCATGATGCTTTTGTCATGGCAATCAACCTTCAAGATTTCTGACAATGCCATCACATCACTTCTTCTGTGCATCAAAAATTTCATGTGGATACTTGGAAATGTTATCTGTGCTAATCCCCTCACTGCCTTTGCAAGCAATATTCCAAAGACTTTATTCTCCTTGAGGAAATGGACTGGTGTCCTCCGTGACAACTTCTTACAGTATGTGGTTTGGCCAAAATGTATGACAGTATACATGCTTACTGAAACCTACGAGCTCAAACGCGATGGCACAAAGGTTTGTAAGACTTGTGGTCACATACCATTCTACAATCACACACAGCTGAAGTCTACCTTAAGGAAGAAATGTGGCTCTGCCTTGCTAAGAAAGGCAAAATCTTCTTGCGGTAAAGAGTATGTCAATCCAATCCGTTCTTACTGTTACAAGACTGTTATACAGTCTCTGGAAGGACTTGTTAAAAGACCTGGATTTGAAGAGAAATGTGAAGAATGGAGAAAGCGGAAAATACCTGAGGGTGTGTTAGCAGACGTATATGATGGACAAGTATGGCAGGATTACCAGTATGTGAATCGAGAGCCTTTTTTAGCAGAGACAAATAATTTGGCCTTGATGCTGAATGTGGACTTGTTCCAACCTTTCAAAGATGCACCATATTCAGTTGGAGCCATCTACTTGGTCATTTTGAATCTACCTCGTGAAGACCGTTTTAAGGAGGAAAATATGATTCTCGTTGGACTCATACCTGGACCAAAAGAGCCATCACTACATATGAATGCTTTCTTAGACTCCTTAGTTGATGAGCTTCAAGAACTTTGGCATGGCGTGATTCTGGAAGACAGCTCTTTGTTAGGACATCAAGTTTACAGAGCAGCCCTGCTTTGTCTTTCATCAGATATCCCCGCAACTCGAAAATGTGGAGGCTTTGTTGGACATGGAGCATACAGAg GATGCCACAAGTGTTTGAAGACTTTCAGCAAGAAAGGATTTGGTGAAAAAATTGACTACTCAGGATTTGAACGGTCTTCGTGGGAGCCACGCACGTCAAAGGATCACACACACTATGCTGGATTATCCAAACGGGCAAAGACGAGAGCAGAGCAGAAAATAATTGAACGGAAGTATGGAGCTAGATGGTCAGAACTTTTCCGCTTGAGTTACTATGATGCCATCAGATTTGTCATCATTGATCCAATGCACAACCTTCTCCTTGGTACGGCAAGACATGTATTCAGACTGTGGACAGACCTAGGAATTTTAACAACTAAAGGCCTTGATGAACTTCAAGCTAGAGTGGGAAACATCAAAGTACCTTATGAGGTTGGAAGAATTCCCTTACGGATTTCATCTGGCTTCACAGGATTTACAGCAGATCAGTGGAAAAACTGGACAACCATTTACTCACTGTTTTGTCTGAAGGGGCTTATCGACAACAGACACTATGACATGTGGTTTGACTTTGTGCAGGCTTGTATCATACTCTGCTCCAGAGTCATATCAATCAATAGACTGGATGGAAGTAGCAGATGGATACCTGCAGACTTTTCTCTCCAAATTTGTCAAACTGTTTGGCCCATTGCGCTGCACCCCCAACATGCATCTACATCTCCATTTGAAAGAATGCATGTTGGATTACGGACCAGTTTAttctttttggtgtttttcattTGCACGTTTTAA
- the LOC118560045 gene encoding uncharacterized protein LOC118560045 isoform X2: MESLDEEQREAYPHIQDGEGHGTDQSTSEKPEDLLMKLLAMMLLSWQSTFKISDNAITSLLLCIKNFMWILGNVICANPLTAFASNIPKTLFSLRKWTGVLRDNFLQYVVWPKCMTVYMLTETYELKRDGTKVCKTCGHIPFYNHTQLKSTLRKKCGSALLRKAKSSCGKEYVNPIRSYCYKTVIQSLEGLVKRPGFEEKCEEWRKRKIPEGVLADVYDGQVWQDYQYVNREPFLAETNNLALMLNVDLFQPFKDAPYSVGAIYLVILNLPREDRFKEENMILVGLIPGPKEPSLHMNAFLDSLVDELQELWHGVILEDSSLLGHQVYRAALLCLSSDIPATRKCGGFVGHGAYRGCHKCLKTFSKKGFGEKIDYSGFERSSWEPRTSKDHTHYAGLSKRAKTRAEQKIIERKYGARWSELFRLSYYDAIRFVIIDPMHNLLLGTARHVFRLWTDLGILTTKGLDELQARVGNIKVPYEVGRIPLRISSGFTGFTADQWKNWTTIYSLFCLKGLIDNRHYDMWFDFVQACIILCSRVISINRLDGSSRWIPADFSLQICQTVWPIALHPQHASTSPFERMHVGLRTSLFFLVFFICTF; encoded by the exons ATGGAAAGCCTTGATGAGGAGCAGAGAGAAGCCTATCCTCACATACAAGATGGAGAGGGGCATGGAACTGATCAGTCCACAAGTGAAAAACCAGAAGACTTGTTGATGAAACTTCTGGCCATGATGCTTTTGTCATGGCAATCAACCTTCAAGATTTCTGACAATGCCATCACATCACTTCTTCTGTGCATCAAAAATTTCATGTGGATACTTGGAAATGTTATCTGTGCTAATCCCCTCACTGCCTTTGCAAGCAATATTCCAAAGACTTTATTCTCCTTGAGGAAATGGACTGGTGTCCTCCGTGACAACTTCTTACAGTATGTGGTTTGGCCAAAATGTATGACAGTATACATGCTTACTGAAACCTACGAGCTCAAACGCGATGGCACAAAGGTTTGTAAGACTTGTGGTCACATACCATTCTACAATCACACACAGCTGAAGTCTACCTTAAGGAAGAAATGTGGCTCTGCCTTGCTAAGAAAGGCAAAATCTTCTTGCGGTAAAGAGTATGTCAATCCAATCCGTTCTTACTGTTACAAGACTGTTATACAGTCTCTGGAAGGACTTGTTAAAAGACCTGGATTTGAAGAGAAATGTGAAGAATGGAGAAAGCGGAAAATACCTGAGGGTGTGTTAGCAGACGTATATGATGGACAAGTATGGCAGGATTACCAGTATGTGAATCGAGAGCCTTTTTTAGCAGAGACAAATAATTTGGCCTTGATGCTGAATGTGGACTTGTTCCAACCTTTCAAAGATGCACCATATTCAGTTGGAGCCATCTACTTGGTCATTTTGAATCTACCTCGTGAAGACCGTTTTAAGGAGGAAAATATGATTCTCGTTGGACTCATACCTGGACCAAAAGAGCCATCACTACATATGAATGCTTTCTTAGACTCCTTAGTTGATGAGCTTCAAGAACTTTGGCATGGCGTGATTCTGGAAGACAGCTCTTTGTTAGGACATCAAGTTTACAGAGCAGCCCTGCTTTGTCTTTCATCAGATATCCCCGCAACTCGAAAATGTGGAGGCTTTGTTGGACATGGAGCATACAGAg GATGCCACAAGTGTTTGAAGACTTTCAGCAAGAAAGGATTTGGTGAAAAAATTGACTACTCAGGATTTGAACGGTCTTCGTGGGAGCCACGCACGTCAAAGGATCACACACACTATGCTGGATTATCCAAACGGGCAAAGACGAGAGCAGAGCAGAAAATAATTGAACGGAAGTATGGAGCTAGATGGTCAGAACTTTTCCGCTTGAGTTACTATGATGCCATCAGATTTGTCATCATTGATCCAATGCACAACCTTCTCCTTGGTACGGCAAGACATGTATTCAGACTGTGGACAGACCTAGGAATTTTAACAACTAAAGGCCTTGATGAACTTCAAGCTAGAGTGGGAAACATCAAAGTACCTTATGAGGTTGGAAGAATTCCCTTACGGATTTCATCTGGCTTCACAGGATTTACAGCAGATCAGTGGAAAAACTGGACAACCATTTACTCACTGTTTTGTCTGAAGGGGCTTATCGACAACAGACACTATGACATGTGGTTTGACTTTGTGCAGGCTTGTATCATACTCTGCTCCAGAGTCATATCAATCAATAGACTGGATGGAAGTAGCAGATGGATACCTGCAGACTTTTCTCTCCAAATTTGTCAAACTGTTTGGCCCATTGCGCTGCACCCCCAACATGCATCTACATCTCCATTTGAAAGAATGCATGTTGGATTACGGACCAGTTTAttctttttggtgtttttcattTGCACGTTTTAA